From Triticum aestivum cultivar Chinese Spring chromosome 4A, IWGSC CS RefSeq v2.1, whole genome shotgun sequence, a single genomic window includes:
- the LOC123085694 gene encoding tetratricopeptide repeat protein 27 homolog, producing MAATTATPAFLRATELRLLRCTLPSPISQPAPPSPPPAHPLGPVAASALAAVEAGDYAAAIASAVPHIFHSSAFAEVAHGSPAQVYADLTAAAEAFLRGDGGGAAGEGFQCRCALVLSAAVAALLAFTQQNVTGPSGKCSPFPFQSSPLDEGGHSDPGSKWVDWASDQLASFGSHVHGKFALLPFIVFAELLFTSIKGLDSSDCCSVSWWLCRTSLSQQNILDELSSSLFDPVQVYKKQMLTHFGELEKVSSYWGSLLCDGEGRSFVSAAFLEAGIVEYKYGRVDASRLHLDSAQEACGIHLSLTGILGFRTIHQVDAKSQMVLVAKTSKPAADDGQSTELAGPQSDGVASRKATSSVPDESGEFCDILRTPRLDENGNDSSSESMTSANTQISLSAIQQAAVLAQCLHVSRSSRSDEMSGWEMAPYIESIDSQDKSYFVVRNLCDVLRIRWESTRSRTKQRALLMMENLVEDIAKEFPVVSQRAKLVFGVHMPSIPALRKEYGELLISCGLLGEALSVFKELELWDNLIYCYRLSGKVADAVSLINTRLSVTPNDPRLWCSLGDATNNDDHYKKALEVSNNKSARALRSLARSAYNKNDFHTSKILWGSALALNSLYPDGWFAYGTAAWKDKDLEKAVDAFSRAVQIDPENGEAWNNIACLHMIRGKSQAAVQAFKVAVKFKRNSWEVWENYSKVALDTCNMRLTLEAVKMVLNLSKNKHFNVDLLDKVMASVEEHGTQLTQEAKSISNASDDANKETRLPNQLLDIIGDILQQIVRSGASNAEFWGLYARWHKSKGNLMACSEALLKQVRSLQGSGLWHDQKKFTQYAQASLQLCKVYIEISSTTGSRRELLSAEMHLKSSLKQATDFSGTEEYKSLNDCLDQLRGLIGDA from the coding sequence ATGGCGGCCACCACCGCTACACCCGCCTTCCTCCGTGCGACCGAGCTCCGCCTCCTTCGCTGCACCCTCCCCTCCCCGATCTCCCAACCAGCTCCCCCCTCACCTCCCCCAGCTCACCCGCTCGGTCCTGTCGCGGcctccgccctcgccgccgtcgAGGCCGGGGACTACGCGGCTGCTATCGCCTCCGCCGTCCCCCACATCTTCCACTCCTCCGCCTTTGCCGAGGTTGCCCATGGCTCCCCAGCGCAAGTTTACGCCGACCTCACTGCCGCTGCCGAGGCGTTCCTCCGGGGGGATGGCGGAGGGGCCGCGGGCGAGGGGTTCCAGTGCAGGTGCGCGCTTGTTCTCTCCGCAGCGGTGGCCGCGCTGCTCGCATTCACGCAGCAGAACGTGACGGGACCGTCGGGGAAGTGTTCACCCTTCCCTTTCCAGTCTTCACCTTTGGATGAAGGGGGGCATAGTGATCCTGGAAGCAAATGGGTTGATTGGGCTTCGGATCAGTTAGCTTCTTTTGGTTCCCATGTTCATGGGAAATTCGCCCTCTTGCCCTTCATTGTCTTTGCAGAACTACTCTTCACAAGCATAAAGGGTCTGGACTCCTCTGATTGTTGCAGTGTGTCATGGTGGTTGTGCAGAACATCCTTGTCCCAGCAAAATATTTTAGATGAGCTATCGTCCTCTTTGTTTGATCCAGTACAAGTGTACAAGAAACAAATGCTGACCCACTTTGGTGAACTTGAAAAGGTCTCTAGCTACTGGGGTTCTTTGTTATGTGATGGAGAAGGCCGTTCTTTTGTCTCGGCTGCTTTTCTGGAAGCTGGAATCGTGGAGTATAAATATGGTCGAGTTGATGCTTCAAGGCTGCATCTGGATAGTGCTCAAGAGGCATGTGGGATTCATCTCTCTCTCACAGGGATTCTTGGTTTTCGAACAATACACCAGGTGGACGCCAAGTCCCAAATGGTTCTAGTTGCGAAGACTTCTAAACCAGCAGCTGACGATGGCCAATCAACAGAGCTAGCAGGACCTCAGAGTGATGGTGTGGCTTCCAGAAAAGCGACGAGCTCTGTTCCAGATGAAAGTGGTGAATTTTGTGATATACTAAGAACACCAAGACTGGATGAAAATGGGAATGACTCGAGCAGTGAGAGTATGACATCTGCAAACACACAGATATCGCTATCTGCTATCCAGCAGGCCGCTGTACTTGCACAATGTTTACATGTGAGTCGGAGTAGTCGGAGTGATGAAATGTCTGGGTGGGAGATGGCACCATACATAGAGTCAATTGATTCTCAAGACAAGTCATACTTTGTGGTCAGGAACTTGTGTGATGTTCTGCGTATTAGGTGGGAGTCCACCCGCAGTCGGACAAAACAGCGGGCACTGTTAATGATGGAGAATTTGGTTGAAGATATTGCCAAAGAATTTCCTGTAGTTTCACAAAGAGCCAAACTGGTTTTTGGAGTTCATATGCCATCTATCCCTGCATTAAGGAAAGAGTATGGTGAACTTTTGATAAGTTGTGGTTTACTTGGTGAAGCTCTTAGTGTCTTCAAAGAACTCGAATTGTGGGATAATCTAATCTATTGCTATCGATTATCGGGTAAAGTCGCTGATGCTGTTAGTCTAATAAATACCCGGCTCTCTGTTACACCAAATGACCCAAGGCTATGGTGTTCACTTGGCGATGCTACTAATAATGACGACCATTATAAGAAAGCCCTGGAAGTCTCAAATAACAAATCTGCTCGAGCTCTGCGCTCTCTGGCTCGCAGTGCATACAACAAGAATGATTTCCATACATCCAAAATTCTTTGGGGATCTGCATTGGCATTGAATTCTTTGTATCCAGATGGCTGGTTTGCCTATGGTACAGCTGCATGGAAGGATAAAGATCTTGAGAAGGCAGTGGATGCTTTTAGTCGTGCTGTGCAGATAGATCCTGAaaacggagaagcgtggaacaacATAGCCTGCCTGCACATGATTAGAGGAAAGAGCCAGGCGGCAGTCCAGGCATTCAAGGTAGCTGTAAAGTTCAAGAGGAACAGCTGGGAAGTTTGGGAAAATTACAGTAAGGTTGCTTTGGACACATGCAACATGCGACTGACACTTGAAGCTGTCAAAATGGTATTAAATCTGTCCAAGAACAAGCACTTCAATGTTGATTTATTGGATAAGGTGATGGCCTCTGTCGAAGAACATGGTACACAACTTACTCAAGAAGCTAAATCCATAAGCAACGCTTCAGATGATGCAAACAAAGAGACCAGGCTACCAAATCAATTACTAGATATAATTGGTGATATCCTTCAGCAGATTGTACGGAGTGGGGCTAGCAATGCAGAGTTTTGGGGATTATATGCAAGATGGCATAAAAGCAAGGGCAACCTCATGGCATGCTCGGAAGCTTTGTTGAAGCAAGTTCGATCCCTCCAGGGTTCTGGATTATGGCATGATCAGAAGAAGTTCACTCAGTATGCTCAAGCTTCTCTGCAACTTTGCAAGGTCTATATCGAGATTTCCTCCACGACTGGAAGCAGACGAGAATTATTGTCAGCTGAGATGCATCTTAAAAGCTCCTTGAAACAGGCAACGGACTTCTCAGGTACGGAGGAGTATAAATCACTTAATGACTGCCTTGACCAATTAAGGGGCCTGATTGGCGATGCATAG